The DNA region GTATATATTTATGGTTTAGTAAGTAATACATAAAAGGATCCACAAAAATTTCTGTGTTACAAGTTCCAAGAATTGAAACTGTTAAATCTTTCTAAGCTTTTCCAACTAATTTCctaaatatttacattatGTTCTATCATTAGGTATTCAAATACAATGAAGTGATACAACATTTCCAACTAAATCAAATCTATCTAAACTTTAAGCCAGAATTGGACAAGCTTTGAATAAAATCTTTATAGTTGAAAGTCCGTTTTCGAAATAGTTTTCTTGCTGATCTTTTGAACTACAAAATGTAGGTATTTATATATGCTATAGCTTGTCATGATTAATtgagatatatgtatttgaaaTAAGCTTGCCCATAAGCTTTAAGTCGAGCTTAGAGAAAGCTCATTTACCAGGTTCAAAAAGTATCTTGGTTAAGCTGAACTTTCAGTAAAATATAACCAATGACTCTAAAACTGTATGCTTCAAATGTCTGAGATAgaataaacacacacaatttcttctttgtttttattcatcattcaattttgtttgtcaCATTTATTGatcgtttgaaaaaaaaaaacttattcaACCATTTGTCTTTCGATCTGCCTTAAAATCTATATTGAGGTACTCCACATGAACGCGgcgaaaaaaaatgtataagcATATGTGATTACATAGTTCCTTTTTATAGAAAGACATGCATTCGATTGCATTAGCATAAATGACTcgatatttacatacatgaAGCGCTTAAATGACTAAAAATAGGAGCGGTTGGTAGCGAGAGGGTAGAAGAAAGCAAGCAAACTATATACtcattctatatatatagtataaagcttaataaattaattaaatttttcaattgtctAACCTAAATTCTAAACTACCCGCATGACCCATTCCGGCTCCAGCATCCGCTATGAGCTTGGCAAAGGCCATTGATGTACCTTTTTCTTCTCCATGCTAGTCCAAGTATCATTTAGGGATCTCTTGGAGCGCCATTGGGTTGCCTGGACTGGTGGGCTCGATGGGGGTCCTGTGCTGGGTGTTAGCCACAATTGCTTGATGAGATCGGCACCCTTTTCGCCAATCATCACGACGGGAGCATGTATATTGCCATTTGTAATCGCTGGCATAATGCTGGCATCGATTACCCGCAATCCTGGCACACCATACACTCTCAGCTGGGGATCGACAACTGCCCAGGGATCACTGGGTGGTCCCATTTTGGCCGTACCACTCATATGGTAAATGGTCATTGTATATTGCCGTATAAAGCAATTCCAATAATCATCCGTGAATAGTGTGAGATGTTTGCAGTTGGGTAAAGGCTTACTCCAGAAACGTGCGCCAAATCGCTTCATTGCCTGTGTCTCGCCAACGGCAATGGCTGCTTTAACGCCTTCACGCAATACATTGACATCGTCCGGATGGGTTAGATAATTGTGATACAGCAATGGATAACGCAGAGGATTCTTCGAGGCCAATTTGATGTAGCCACGCGACTTGGGTCTAAGCATCATGGGAAAGACGCCGAATACATCTCGATTATTTACCTCCCCGAACACTTCTTGATAGAATTCATCGGTGAGGCCATGCGCCGTCTTCACCTGTGATCCGCCATCGGACATCACAGAGGCGGAGGTCATCATGAAATTCATGTCGGGCCAGTCATCACTGGCATTGGCATATTTCGTATTGATAAATGCAACTGCCTCCAGGCCAATGCTCGATGTCAGTGGCCCATCCTCGGTTATGGCATAACGCAGAGCAGTGTTCACATTCACCATACGCTTCATCACTATGGAGATGGGATAGTCGATTAGGAAGGCAATCCCACCCACTGCTATATGATCCTGTAGATTCTGACCCACTCCAGGCAGATGTTGCACCAATGGAATACCCACACGTTGCAGCTCCTCGCCATGCCCAATACCAGAGAGCATCATCAAATGTGGTGAACCAATGGCTCCAGCCGCCAGTATGACCTCTCGTGTGGCATATACATTCTGTAGTCGTCCATCGCGTATGAATTGCACACCTGTTGCCCGTTTTGTATGCGGATCTGTTAGCACCTTTGTTACATGTGAGAAAAGTGCCACATGAAGATTCGAACGTAGTCTCGCTGGACGCAGAAACGATTTGGCTGTTGAGCTGCGGGAACCGCGTCGCATATTGAACTGGTAGAAGCCAAAGCCCGTCTGCTGTTCCCCATTGACATCGACAATATCGTAGCCCATCTCCTCGCCGGCTTGCAGAAAGGCTGGACCAATTGGTGTATTGTAAGGTGAATCCTGCACAGTCCATAGACCTCCTAATGGCGAGAAAACTCAGGTTAAAACGGAAATCAGAATACATTGATCTTCATCTTCTCACCTGTGCCGTGATAGCGTTTATTCCGTGCTAAATAGGGATTACGCTGATCCTCTGATTTACGGAAATATGGTAATATTTCCTCGTAGGACCAACCAGGATTACCGAATTCGGCCCATTGATCGAAATCACGTCGATTGCCTCGTATATACAGCATTGTGTTCAATACAGAACTTCCTCCAAGGACTTTGCCGCGCGTCCAACAGCAACGTTTATCCTTCATTGCCTGACAGGCAGTTGGTTGAGGTTGAGTGCTACACGGCAAGAAAAATGgtaagacagagagagagagagagagagagagagagagagaaaaacaatCAATTAGATAATTTCAACTTTCATCATTAATCAGCAAATAAACAAGATGACAATGAAAAGCACTAACCGACCGCGCCCTTCCTAATCTACAAAATGCCCAGCGGctgtttatatatacaaactatatatgtttgtataccTAAACTCTTAAACCTCTTTGTGCCATTgaccaaaaagaagaagaagaaataaacGATAAAGCCGGCGCTTTCAGACAGTCGACTGACCAACTTAATTACAGCGCACTCAAGAGCCAGTGTTAAACGCTCATTAGGGCAAACCGCAGACACAGAGATGTTAGATTGAAAATGTGCCCATATTGTCAGTGGTATGCACATAGTGTACTTTGTACGATTTACCCAGCTATAGCTGACTACGTGTgccatttaaatttaactgcCACAATTGCCTTGAGCCATTGAATGGAGGCACTTAGACCAATATGGCATTATGTGTGGCAAGTCTCTTAGATTGCTCAATGTTTGGTCATAACgatattttgaataaaatacGATGGATGCATACGAATTGCAGTGAGGACGATGGTTCTTAGGAAATCTTATTTCAGTCAAGGAATCAGGTGGAAAATTCATTAAGTTGTAGTCTTAAAAATACTTGACTTCTGACCCAGTTTGCCCAAAACGCAGGGGAATGAAACATTCAACAACTCTCTCATCATTGGAAATTGAATGTTTTACTGTTCGTTAAACAAACTTATATGACAACCAGAATAGGAATAATTACTATATAAAGTCAAATGGAGACAgagaaaacaaatatttcctACTTCACTTTAGTAAACTTTTCGCTGCTGTCAACAAGTAACTAAGAAAAATGTCGACAAAACGTTGACAAAATACTTAATCTACTTAAGTAAAGCTAATCCTCTTAATTTCTTgggttgtgtttttttttttccatattGCTACCTCTCACatatctatataaatatataggaAGCATTTCTCTAGTTAGCCAACTAAGttaatgaaaaacaaattgtatGCCAGGCAACGACAATCAAATctgagaaaacaaaagaaaaagcaaagataaaaccataaaaacaacaactaaacaTGACAAATTCGCCCCAAGAGAGATAGAAAAAGAGGGAGGCAGTaggagagaaaaagaaaagacaaacGGAAACCAAATGTCAGTGCGGAAAACTTGGCCAGAAAATTGTAAACATGGCAAGTAATGATTAAAGCGTGCCAAGTGCCCATGAGCAGCAGACAGATTACAAGATGAAATTAAGATGATAGACGGCTCAAACACACATGAACATGAAAAGATTTGAAGAGATGAAGAAAAACTGACAGCCAAATGGCCAATCGAAAATGCAAATGTCTGTAAAAGAATGTATAGATGAAAtccaaatatattttactagTTTGCTTTAGTTAGAGGTGCAAGAATGATTAAGCTTAAAACAATTAACTCTGAGACATTATTCCTTTAAGGAATCACTCCTCCATcgttaatttttaacaaagaTTAGATTGATTTCTTGcatattgttttgtttgtgataGTTTTCACTTTTCCCAATCATCAACTTTTAGACTTTAGACTTTAAAATGACTCCTATTAGTTACTCgttatattatttttgtggttttgCTGTTAGTTTTAATGCTGTCACTTTGTCACACCTTTAATATTCGTTTGACTTGGAGAATTTGCATTAGCTGATTtatgttggcattttgtttGAATCATTTCAAAATGCGATGTTGACGCCCTTCTCACCTGGCAACACTATGACCCACGCGCCATGGCGCCTCTCATTAATTTCAATTCGCGCCACTGTAGACCCACAGCTAACACTACTAGACCCGGCAACATAGTGTGTCTATGAACCACTTGTTGTGGCACATTGTTTGGCCACAGTGAGATATTGTTTACGATTGTATACTATCGGCAAAGTAGGCGATCGATCAGTCTGACGATTAGTCAGTCGCTCTGACGGAATGTAgggaaataaaaaaagaaaaacaaaaaactttcgCCCCACCGAAAATAACTTCAATTCCAagccaaaagcaacaacaataataacaatagcAATAGCATTGAAGCTGCTCCTCTCTAGTCAAATTGACGcaatttgtttgccttttttatTAGCCATTTAACAGTTAACTCACATAAACgtaacaaattattattagctaattttttgtctattattattattattattattattactttaTTTGTGGTGGCCTTCCTCTTCTTAGGGCAATAATTTGCACATTACGAGCACCAAgacaataaatgaaaaaagaagacTCCCAAACATCACAAAATAAATACCAGATCTGTGTCACTTTGCAATAGTCGAGACTCTCCCTCTATATGAAATGCATTCAATTGGAAAAAAGCGTAAATTGCCTTATAAAAAATTCGCCaaacaatgaaaattaattaaaaattgaaaaaaactgTTAAACGGACatcataaaatgaaaaatgaaaatgatttattactgcatttttgtttttgttatagaAGTAAAATTGGAGTAAGACATTTATGGGAATTTTGCTCATCATTCTTGCTCAAATTGGAATGTTTACAACCAAATATTTGtctatacctacatatatattttatattccCGCATTCCTGAATGAAATCGCCTTTTAGTATTGCTTCACCAGTGACAACATCGGCACTTAAAACCAGCGCCAACAATTTTATTGGCGTCTGTAATTTATTCTTAGACTTTATGGAAACCAGTTCAGTTGCTCCTTCAAATGGTAAATTTATCAACAATTTGTTATAGGATTGTTAGAGCTGAAGTCAAAGGTGAATCAGGTAGTAAGTAAGCTAAGCTAGTTTATTGCATAAATC from Drosophila willistoni isolate 14030-0811.24 chromosome XL unlocalized genomic scaffold, UCI_dwil_1.1 Seg141, whole genome shotgun sequence includes:
- the LOC6641385 gene encoding glucose dehydrogenase [FAD, quinone] — its product is MVVVPALGAAAVSVGGLLFKASAASKAAATAGVAAVGASKLGLAIAGAIKLATTVVGVGKLTILPFLIAAIAYYNYDLFDPENRPFNVKQVDLAYDFIIIGGGSAGTVLASRLSEIPHWKILLLEAGGHETEISDVPLLSLYLHKSKMDWKYRTQPQPTACQAMKDKRCCWTRGKVLGGSSVLNTMLYIRGNRRDFDQWAEFGNPGWSYEEILPYFRKSEDQRNPYLARNKRYHGTGGLWTVQDSPYNTPIGPAFLQAGEEMGYDIVDVNGEQQTGFGFYQFNMRRGSRSSTAKSFLRPARLRSNLHVALFSHVTKVLTDPHTKRATGVQFIRDGRLQNVYATREVILAAGAIGSPHLMMLSGIGHGEELQRVGIPLVQHLPGVGQNLQDHIAVGGIAFLIDYPISIVMKRMVNVNTALRYAITEDGPLTSSIGLEAVAFINTKYANASDDWPDMNFMMTSASVMSDGGSQVKTAHGLTDEFYQEVFGEVNNRDVFGVFPMMLRPKSRGYIKLASKNPLRYPLLYHNYLTHPDDVNVLREGVKAAIAVGETQAMKRFGARFWSKPLPNCKHLTLFTDDYWNCFIRQYTMTIYHMSGTAKMGPPSDPWAVVDPQLRVYGVPGLRVIDASIMPAITNGNIHAPVVMIGEKGADLIKQLWLTPSTGPPSSPPVQATQWRSKRSLNDTWTSMEKKKVHQWPLPSS